In Debaryomyces hansenii CBS767 chromosome A complete sequence, a genomic segment contains:
- a CDS encoding DEHA2D13508p (similar to uniprot|P40579 Saccharomyces cerevisiae YIR035C or uniprot|P40580 Saccharomyces cerevisiae YIR036C): MTHVAILTGASRGIGSSIAEIYLKKDSSNKLVAVSRSEKELKKLSEEYGSDRVQFVVGDVAKPETSTKVLKLAIEKFGQINSIIANAGVLDPVDQVSKADVDGWRGLFDINFFAVVDLVQQCIPELRKTKGNIIAVSSGASTTAYNGWGAYGASKAALNHFVLSVASEESDISAISVAPGVVDTNMQNDIRNKFGRNMTKDSLKKFVDLHKNNELLPPEVPATCYVNLALNGWDKTINGKYLRINDDAMKPYLQ, translated from the exons ATGACACACGTAGCTATCTTGACAGGAGCCTCTAGAG GGATCGGTAGTTCCATCGCCGAAATTTATCTTAAGAAGGATTCTAGCAACAAATTAGTTGCGGTCTCTAGATCAGAgaaggaattgaagaagttatcAGAAGAGTATGGGTCTGATAGAGTTCAATTTGTAGTTGGGGATGTGGCCAAGCCAGAAACCAGCACCAAAGTCTTGAAATTggcaattgaaaaattcggCCAAATCAACTCCATTATAGCCAATGCCGGTGTATTGGATCCAGTCGACCAAGTATCGAAGGCTGATGTCGATGGATGGAGAGGATTGTTTGATATCAACTTCTTTGCGGTTGTTGATTTGGTTCAACAATGTATTCCAGAGTTGCGGAAAACAAAAGGTAACATTATAGCTGTTCTGTCTGGTGCTTCAACTACAGCATACAACGGATGGGGTGCTTACGGTGCATCAAAGGCTGCTTTAAACCATTTTGTCTTATCGGTGGCATCAGAAGAATCCGATATCAGTGCCATTTCTGTTGCACCAGGAGTGGTAGACACAAATATGCAAAATGATATTAGAAACAAGTTCGGAAGGAACATGACCAAGGACTCTTTAAAGAAATTCGTTGATCTTCACAAGaacaatgaattattaccACCTGAAGTCCCTGCTACTTGTTATGTTAACCTTGCATTGAACGGATGGGATAAGACTATCAAtggtaaatatttaagaatCAATGATGATGCCATGAAGCCATACTTACAGTAa
- a CDS encoding DEHA2D13530p (similar to uniprot|P36102 Saccharomyces cerevisiae YKL025C PAN3 component of the PAB1P-dependent poly(A) ribonuclease) — protein MNINLDSAKDTFCKNVLIYGYCKYENKGCAFSHTVKPTSSVPGSQGSNATTNSSGNTNADMKKKFNFNTPSFQPSTVPNLTNKFSNLSPNLKEIPVFVPSGGMSNADSGGMNEPEMNDSVTPNKKFNASTPSFMPSNPYISNNDQISAPSPVMAQSVSTPGAKANGNIQHNPYLPGNAGTPQPTSAVAAPNSADVFFQQPTSSYPLQHHLYAPAPPPRLTIPLPPHEINVNSMFIPNDLRETLLKRNEATLQTLPRSNLPDHVNIYHSLVPIDTSFENISKVYELPSFVYKVFSNVDGNPYALRKIDIQSVLRITNELPFKYIKKWKSVKCANIVQLQEAFTSMAFGGSYSSLIVTYDYFPNSNTLQEQHISRRLGGKLEPITEELLWNYVIEITNALINIHENNLAARSALHLSKILVTNKNRVRLGGVGISDILNYEDDEEQIQQKGLDAFRHELQQADIKKFGKLILDLAALCLPNNARNHEPKDLISLLKTSTTVNFSGEFINLLTELNMNTSDLQEFNRNHLSRRILNFCSNAQDSQDFMESQLSTELENARVFRLITKLNFIIDRPEYDNDPNWQENGNKYIIKLFRDYIFFQYDEFGKPVCDLSRVLTNLNKLDAGIDEKFLLVNKDEKNCIIVSYKEIRDIIDSAFRTLTRG, from the coding sequence atgaatataaatcTAGATTCAGCGAAGGATACGTTCTGCAAAAACGTTCTAATATATGGGTACTgtaaatatgaaaataaaggATGTGCTTTTAGCCATACAGTTAAACCCACGTCTAGCGTACCGGGGTCACAAGGAAGTAACGCAACAACAAACAGTTCAGGTAACACTAATGCAGACatgaaaaagaagtttaattttaatacaCCATCGTTTCAACCGTCAACCGTTCCGAATTTAACGaataagttttcaaatttgtcGCCTAATTTGAAGGAAATACCAGTGTTCGTGCCATCTGGAGGAATGAGTAATGCTGATTCAGGCGGTATGAACGAACCAGAAATGAACGATTCAGTCACTCCtaataagaaattcaaTGCGTCAACACCATCATTCATGCCATCTAATCCATATATCTCAAACAATGACCAAATTTCGGCACCTTCTCCTGTTATGGCACAATCTGTTAGTACCCCTGGGGCCAAAGCTAATGGAAATATACAACATAATCCATATTTACCAGGGAATGCTGGTACACCACAACCAACTTCAGCAGTGGCAGCTCCGAACTCAGCAGATgtattttttcaacaacCTACTTCGTCGTATCCGCTACAACATCATTTGTATGCCCCAGCACCACCTCCTAGGTTGACTATACCGTTACCGCCACATGAAATAAACGTGAACCTGATGTTCATTCCAAATGACTTGAGAGAAACGTTATTAAAGAGAAACGAAGCTACTTTACAGACGTTGCCAAGATCTAATTTGCCTGACCATGTAAATATATACCACTCGTTGGTCCCGATCGACActtcatttgaaaatatatcgAAAGTGTATGAACTTCCTAGTTTTGTTTATAAAGTGTTTTCTAATGTGGATGGTAATCCGTACGCATTGAGAAAAATCGATATACAATCGGTTTTACGAATAACCAATGAATTGcccttcaaatatatcaaaaaatgGAAGTCTGTTAAATGCGCAAATATCGTTCAGTTACAGGAAGCATTCACAAGCATGGCGTTTGGCGGCTCATACAGCTCCTTGATAGTTACCTATGATTATTTTCCTAACTCCAACACATTGCAAGAGCAACATATCAGTAGAAGATTAGGAGGTAAATTGGAACCAATAACAGAAGAACTATTATGGAACTATGTGATTGAAATTACCAACgcattaataaatatacacgaaaataatttggcaGCAAGATCGGCATTGCATCTATCTAAGATTCTTGTCacaaataaaaatagaGTCAGATTGGGCGGTGTTGGTATAAGTGATATCTTGAACTATgaagacgacgaagaaCAAATCCAACAAAAGGGTTTAGATGCCTTTAGACACGAATTACAACAAGCtgatatcaaaaaattcggaaaattaatattagaCTTGGCAGCTTTATGCTTGCCCAATAATGCTAGAAATCATGAGCCAAAAGACTTGATAAGTCTTTTAAAGACGTCAACTACCGTCAACTTCAGTGGTGAATTCATTAACCTTCTTACGGAATTGAACATGAATACATCCGATTTACAAGAATTCAACAGAAACCATTTGTCCCGCAGAATCTTGAACTTTTGCAGTAACGCGCAAGACCTGCAAGATTTCATGGAATCACAGCTCTCAACCGAATTGGAAAACGCCAGGGTCTTCAGATTAATAACAAAGCTAAACTTCATCATAGACAGACCCGAATACGATAACGATCCTAATTGGCAAGAAAACGGCAACAAGTACATTATCAAGTTGTTCAGAGATTACATATTCTTCCAATACGACGAATTTGGAAAACCCGTATGTGATTTATCCCGGGTTCTAACCAACTTGAATAAACTAGATGCTGGTATCGATGAGAAGTTCTTGCTTGtcaataaagatgaaaagaattgtattattgttaGCTACAAGGAAATCAGAGATATTATTGACTCAGCATTTAGAACTCTCACTAGAGGCTAA
- a CDS encoding DEHA2D13552p (similar to CA4779|IPF3351 Candida albicans IPF3351) produces MSLDSCKLTSDVESTPDTTYVNDSLSPSGLSPLNAKETVLPNNFKYYSHHLNKGQFNLILINCSINLVKVLYPEMDESKIKLRFFMVEILRRSKTSIQSLQITCFYLLKLIQRGKGDLLSCPKKLFLGLLIIASKFNQDANYSFKTWLKICGCNNGTDANAKSDLNLQILRNLEVTCLGLLDYECYINNSKYENWCNILLIFGYDFIKFHKIYNNEIVWEADSEVIAHKLVKWKKFLINMDISKLNVIKSSFSDYYISQYGKKVLLYDDANIPSLFDTRKRKFMDDNFGSIEKKFKVSCK; encoded by the coding sequence ATGTCATTAGATTCGTGCAAGTTGACGAGTGATGTCGAGTCTACTCCCGATACCACGTATGTTAATGATTCTTTGTCTCCATCGGGGTTATCACCTTTGAATGCAAAGGAGACTGTGTTGccaaataatttcaagtatTACAGTCATCACCTTAACAAAGGGCAGtttaatttgattttgatcAACTGTTCCATAAACTTGGTGAAAGTGTTGTATCCGGAAATGGATGAGAGCAAGATTAAGTTAAGATTTTTTATGGTTGAGATTTTGAGACGTTCTAAGACGTCTATTCAATCCTTGCAGATTACCTGTTTTTACCTTTTGAAGTTGATACAAAGGGGCAAAGGTGATTTGCTTTCATGTccgaagaaattatttcttggaTTGCTTATTATTGCATCCAAATTTAACCAGGACgcaaattattcttttaAGACTTGGTTGAAGATTTGTGGTTGCAACAATGGAACTGATGCCAATGCGAAATctgatttgaatttacaGATCTTGAGAAATCTTGAAGTCACTTGCCTAGGATTATTGGATTATGAATGTTacattaataattctaaatatgaaaattgGTGTAACATCTTGCTTATTTTTGGCTACGACTTTATCAAGTTTCATAAGATttacaataatgaaatcGTTTGGGAAGCAGATCTGGAAGTCATCGCTCATAAATTAGTTAAGTGGAAAAAATTCTTAATTAATATGGATATTAGTAAGTTGAATGTGATTAAAAGCAGTTTCAGCGATTATTACATTAGTCAATATGGTAAAAAAGTTTTACTTTATGATGATGCTAATAttccttcattatttgatacTAGAAAGAGAAAGTTCATGGACGATAACTTCGGctcaattgaaaagaagttTAAAGTatcttgtaaataa
- a CDS encoding DEHA2D13486p (similar to uniprot|P15700 Saccharomyces cerevisiae YKL024C URA6 Uridine-monophosphate kinase): protein MLRLLRTPVSSKQLSGSFVKRTFIKNVKPHYRSYTNAPPPPPPNVKGGKGKILLAVGALAIGSTFLAANFNKESPKSAIDTPISSPAFSKGKISVIFVLGGPGSGKGTQCAKLVNDHGFIHLSAGDLLRAEQHRQGSKHGELIDKCIREGTIVPQEVTLALLEQAIKENYSKGSTKFLIDGFPRKMDQALSFEEDIAESTFTLFFECPESVMLERLLERGKTSGRTDDNIESIKKRFSTFLQTSMPVVDHFEKQGKVVKLNCNQPVDEVYKQVKDALKARSV from the coding sequence ATGTTGCGATTATTAAGAACTCCTGTTTCATCGAAACAGCTTAGTGGATCGTTTGTCAAGCGTACTTTCATAAAGAATGTTAAACCTCACTATCGATCATATACAAACGCACCTCCTCCACCTCCTCCAAACGTCAAAGGCGGAAAAGGTAAGATTTTGTTAGCAGTGGGTGCTTTAGCTATAGGTTCCACTTTTCTTGCTGCcaacttcaataaagaGTCCCCAAAATCGGCCATTGACACCCCAATTTCGAGCCCAGCATTCTCTAAGGGAAAGATTTCTGTCATTTTTGTCCTTGGTGGACCAGGATCTGGTAAAGGTACTCAATGTGCTAAATTAGTCAACGACCATGgatttattcatttatcGGCTGGTGATTTATTAAGAGCTGAGCAACATAGACAAGGCTCCAAGCACGGTGAATTGATTGACAAGTGTATTAGAGAAGGTACAATTGTTCCACAAGAAGTTACACTCGCCTTATTAGAACAAGCTATAAAggaaaattattcaaaaggTTCTACAAAGTTCTTAATCGACGGTTTCCCAAGAAAAATGGATCAAGCATTATCCTTCGAAGAGGATATCGCAGAATCTACTTTCACCTTATTCTTCGAATGTCCTGAACTGGTTATGTTGGAAAGACTTTTGGAAAGAGGAAAGACCAGTGGTAGAACTGATGACAATATTGAAAGTATTAAGAAGAGATTTTCTACATTCCTTCAGACATCGATGCCTGTAGTCGACCACTTCGAAAAACAAGGTAAAGTTGTTAAGTTAAATTGTAATCAGCCTGTTGATGAAGTCTACAAGCAAGTTAAGGACGCATTAAAGGCGAGAAGCGTCTAA